A window of the Butyricimonas virosa genome harbors these coding sequences:
- a CDS encoding DUF4843 domain-containing protein, whose translation MNCYFKYIMLVVASVFALSSCEEKEVEVYGDEAYLVFEMPGYGLNNTPRDSMVFSFPAKGDDCVEDTLWFKVRIIGKAFPYDREIKLVVNEETTTAKRDENYKLEPVIMPANSYTVDVPLVVYRAGLKDKSVRLELTVEPNEYFGVGFDKTSKAVFWWGDMFIKPDNWDISNYKPCFGEFTETRYAFILKACGIVELPDPQDLVTLGYYNAKVREALYEYNKTHDKPLEDELGLVEFNVWTGVGGIG comes from the coding sequence ATGAATTGTTATTTTAAATATATCATGCTGGTTGTAGCCTCGGTATTTGCTTTGTCTTCTTGTGAAGAAAAAGAGGTAGAGGTTTACGGGGACGAGGCGTATCTGGTGTTTGAAATGCCAGGTTATGGATTGAATAATACCCCTCGGGATTCGATGGTGTTTTCTTTTCCAGCTAAAGGAGATGACTGCGTGGAAGATACCTTGTGGTTTAAAGTGCGTATCATCGGGAAAGCGTTTCCTTATGACCGGGAAATCAAGCTTGTGGTGAATGAGGAAACAACTACTGCAAAGAGAGATGAAAATTATAAACTGGAACCCGTTATTATGCCGGCTAATAGTTATACGGTAGATGTACCTTTAGTCGTGTATCGTGCAGGTTTAAAAGATAAGAGTGTGCGTTTGGAGTTGACGGTTGAGCCGAATGAGTATTTTGGGGTTGGTTTTGATAAAACGAGCAAAGCCGTCTTTTGGTGGGGAGATATGTTTATTAAGCCGGATAACTGGGATATTTCCAATTACAAACCTTGTTTCGGTGAGTTTACAGAGACTCGTTATGCTTTCATTTTGAAGGCTTGCGGTATCGTGGAATTACCGGATCCGCAGGATCTCGTGACATTAGGGTATTATAATGCGAAGGTTCGTGAAGCTCTTTACGAATACAATAAGACGCATGATAAGCCTTTAGAGG